From the Sphingomonas suaedae genome, one window contains:
- a CDS encoding ABC transporter permease: MADQSPPPEMIASPGVPVIRNVNWGGLWTLYVKEVRRFFKVQLQTIWAPAVTTLLFLVVFTVALGGGGRTVTLDGRAIHFADFIAPGLIVMGMLQNAFANASFSLLVGKIQGTIVDYLMPPLSTGELLAALCGGAVTRAFCVGAAVWLAMALWPGVSVTPHHLWAILWFGFLGSLFLALMGVLTSIWAEKFDHAAAVTNFVVAPLALLSGTFYSVDRLAPTFQAISHANPFFYIISGFRYGFLGVADSPILIGSLAILAIDIVLALLCYWLLRSGWKIKS, translated from the coding sequence ATGGCCGACCAGTCCCCACCGCCTGAAATGATCGCCAGCCCCGGTGTTCCGGTGATCCGCAACGTCAATTGGGGCGGGCTGTGGACCCTCTATGTGAAGGAGGTACGGCGTTTCTTCAAGGTGCAGCTCCAGACGATCTGGGCGCCTGCGGTCACGACGCTGTTGTTTCTGGTCGTCTTCACGGTCGCGCTGGGCGGTGGCGGGCGGACCGTGACGCTTGACGGGCGGGCGATTCACTTCGCCGATTTCATCGCGCCGGGTCTGATCGTGATGGGGATGCTTCAGAACGCCTTCGCCAATGCCAGCTTCTCGCTGCTGGTGGGCAAGATCCAGGGGACGATCGTCGATTATCTGATGCCGCCGCTATCGACCGGCGAGTTGCTGGCGGCCTTGTGCGGCGGCGCGGTGACGCGCGCCTTTTGCGTGGGCGCGGCAGTGTGGCTGGCGATGGCGCTATGGCCGGGAGTCAGCGTAACGCCGCATCACCTCTGGGCGATCCTGTGGTTCGGGTTTCTGGGATCGCTGTTCCTTGCCCTGATGGGGGTGCTCACCTCGATCTGGGCGGAAAAGTTCGATCATGCCGCTGCAGTCACCAATTTCGTCGTAGCGCCGCTCGCGCTGCTGTCCGGCACCTTTTACTCGGTCGACCGACTCGCCCCGACCTTTCAGGCGATCAGCCACGCCAACCCCTTTTTCTACATCATCTCGGGCTTTCGCTACGGCTTCCTCGGGGTCGCCGACTCGCCGATCCTGATCGGCAGCCTGGCGATCCTCGCGATCGATATCGTCTTGGCGCTCCTCTGCTATTGGCTGCTGCGCTCGGGGTGGAAGATCAAGAGCTAG
- a CDS encoding serine hydrolase: MRLILLALCLLAASLMPATAQTTPPDSAAPVQPAPALTQRIAELPAIVAAKGDFDAYFAPSFKAQVPKDKFDAIGPQLVAQYGAIGTVEKVTATSPYEATLLLGFERGIATIQLIVDPAPPHRVTGLLITGIEPRGDTAEKVEAEFKALPGQTAFGVYALGEGRTPQFEHGGGATMPLGSAFKLWVLAEAARQVEAGERRWSDVVRIDAQRSLPSGVTQTWPQNAPVTLQTLATLMISISDNTATDTLMRTLGRDNVDAMVARSSRGDASATLPVLTTMEAFRLKSPANAQLAAQWKAAGAEGRRKLLKDNQARIAATKVDTGLFGETPLALDVEWFATPRDQAALLDWLRTKGGDTALQVMAANPGTPHAALFDYAGFKGGSEPGVIYGSWLLKTKKGNWYAVTGGWTRADAGVQLPVFMNLMNRLIAQLASQ, from the coding sequence ATGCGCCTCATCCTCCTTGCCCTGTGCCTGCTCGCCGCGTCGCTGATGCCAGCGACCGCACAGACTACGCCGCCTGACAGCGCCGCGCCGGTTCAACCCGCGCCTGCCCTGACCCAGCGGATCGCCGAACTTCCCGCGATCGTCGCAGCCAAGGGCGATTTCGACGCCTATTTCGCGCCCAGCTTCAAGGCGCAGGTGCCGAAGGACAAGTTCGATGCGATCGGGCCGCAACTGGTGGCGCAATATGGCGCGATCGGAACGGTCGAGAAGGTGACGGCGACCTCCCCCTATGAGGCGACCTTGCTGCTGGGCTTCGAGCGCGGCATCGCCACGATCCAGTTGATCGTCGACCCCGCCCCACCCCACAGGGTCACCGGGCTGCTCATCACTGGGATCGAGCCGCGCGGCGACACTGCCGAAAAGGTCGAGGCCGAGTTCAAGGCACTGCCCGGACAGACCGCGTTCGGCGTCTATGCCCTCGGCGAGGGACGAACCCCGCAGTTCGAACATGGCGGCGGCGCGACGATGCCACTCGGCTCCGCGTTCAAACTATGGGTGCTGGCCGAAGCCGCGCGCCAGGTCGAGGCCGGGGAACGCCGGTGGAGCGATGTGGTGCGGATCGACGCGCAGCGCTCGCTGCCGTCCGGCGTCACCCAGACCTGGCCCCAGAATGCGCCAGTGACGCTCCAGACGCTGGCGACGCTGATGATCTCGATCAGTGACAATACCGCCACCGACACGCTGATGCGGACGCTTGGCCGCGACAACGTCGATGCGATGGTCGCGCGCAGCAGCAGGGGCGATGCGAGTGCGACCCTGCCCGTGCTCACGACGATGGAAGCGTTTCGGCTGAAATCCCCCGCCAATGCCCAACTCGCCGCACAGTGGAAGGCCGCCGGGGCGGAGGGGCGTCGAAAACTGCTGAAGGACAATCAGGCTCGGATCGCGGCGACCAAGGTCGATACCGGGCTGTTCGGCGAGACGCCGCTGGCGCTCGATGTCGAATGGTTCGCCACCCCGCGCGACCAGGCGGCGCTGCTCGACTGGCTTCGGACGAAAGGCGGCGACACTGCGTTGCAGGTGATGGCCGCGAACCCCGGCACGCCACACGCCGCTCTGTTCGACTATGCGGGGTTCAAGGGCGGATCGGAGCCGGGGGTGATTTATGGCAGCTGGCTGCTCAAGACCAAGAAGGGCAATTGGTACGCGGTCACCGGCGGGTGGACTCGCGCCGATGCCGGGGTTCAATTGCCGGTGTTCATGAACCTGATGAACCGGCTGATCGCGCAATTGGCTTCGCAGTGA
- a CDS encoding GcrA family cell cycle regulator, producing MSWTDERIETLRKMWDSGLTATQIAEELGGVSRNAVIGKAHRLGLASRPSPVKANAPEAKATPTAPAAAPASAPAPAPRPAAPAPRAAAPAAPAAPPAEASDADDTPPAPRPDGPVLRSVGPGGFIRQNPGEQAPPIAPAPPRRLVPAKPSKEIEGKTTLLDLNDRICKWPLGHPGEPDFHFCGDKVNPGFPYCVEHCGHAYQAQLPRRDRRPPPPLPYGGPRVR from the coding sequence ATGAGCTGGACCGACGAACGGATCGAGACGCTGCGCAAGATGTGGGACAGCGGCCTGACCGCCACCCAGATTGCCGAGGAACTGGGCGGGGTGAGCCGCAATGCCGTGATCGGCAAGGCGCACCGGCTCGGCCTCGCCTCGCGTCCCTCGCCGGTCAAGGCGAACGCGCCTGAAGCCAAAGCGACTCCGACGGCTCCCGCTGCGGCACCGGCGAGCGCACCGGCACCTGCGCCCCGACCCGCGGCGCCCGCCCCGCGCGCCGCAGCACCGGCCGCCCCAGCCGCCCCGCCCGCCGAGGCATCGGACGCGGACGATACGCCGCCTGCCCCGCGCCCGGACGGCCCGGTGCTGCGTTCGGTCGGACCCGGCGGCTTCATCCGCCAGAACCCGGGCGAACAGGCTCCGCCGATCGCCCCGGCCCCGCCGCGCCGCCTGGTGCCGGCCAAGCCAAGCAAGGAGATCGAGGGCAAGACGACGCTGCTCGACCTTAACGATCGCATCTGCAAATGGCCGCTGGGTCACCCGGGCGAACCCGATTTCCATTTCTGCGGCGACAAGGTGAACCCCGGTTTCCCCTATTGCGTCGAACATTGCGGCCATGCCTATCAGGCACAGCTGCCGCGCCGCGACCGGCGCCCGCCGCCGCCGCTGCCCTATGGCGGCCCGCGGGTGCGATAG
- a CDS encoding sensor histidine kinase — protein MQRPQLTGELALAIGAKLLPLAILAGWAFDSALLRGLGDPSRPIHPMTAACFLLMASAGIMMFLGSRRAARILLILPTLYLVLILLQHLTGFDTGISRLLFAETMASSPELQRPITPMGAVAVLAALLTALFLRSSDSPAARLWVGQVTGIAIAATLLLLAFTVATQFSAGVRFIGVAATSAAPILLLCAAILASLDASPPASAQRATPWDTLQRLQPVIVVCSVVPALILIGLRQRSVLSDAELYFLIAMANLVLLSALLAFVTHRANVQNRLLAGEEARLHSILDTAPDALIVAGDDLKIRAFSASALQMWQCDAAYLAGQSLHMLFEKPIDILDSSRIFGNGPGLAQGSATIMTGRRCDGSTFPAEVRLGVAEPDGERVCVAFIRDLSERMAMEDQLNGLSFQLMHLSRQNAMGELAGDIAHEINQPLTAATNYASAAAYALEQKGDAEKAQDYLKQISAQLLRAGGIISRLRAFLANREIELRREPLKEVVQDAINLVKIGSRRVSGSLTIRIPPKLPPVYVDRIQVQQVLVNLLRNAFEACEELEREPDIHIAAELVSDHLVEITVADNGAGLPEGFVERLGQRFSSTKGETGLGIGLNISKRIVEAHGGTLTAADRETGGAVFSFTIPAAGNVSGDGPIF, from the coding sequence ATGCAGCGACCCCAGCTCACCGGTGAGCTTGCGCTGGCGATCGGAGCGAAGCTGCTCCCCCTGGCCATCCTCGCGGGATGGGCATTCGATAGCGCGCTGCTGCGCGGGTTGGGGGACCCTTCCCGCCCGATCCACCCGATGACCGCGGCCTGTTTCCTATTGATGGCGTCGGCGGGAATCATGATGTTCCTGGGCTCGCGCCGGGCAGCGCGGATTCTCCTGATTCTTCCGACCCTCTATCTGGTGCTGATCCTGCTGCAGCATCTCACCGGGTTCGACACCGGCATTTCGCGCCTGTTGTTCGCCGAGACGATGGCGTCCTCGCCCGAGCTTCAGCGACCGATCACCCCGATGGGCGCAGTCGCGGTTCTTGCCGCGCTGTTGACCGCATTGTTCCTGCGCAGTTCCGACTCCCCGGCAGCGCGACTATGGGTCGGCCAGGTCACCGGGATCGCGATTGCGGCGACACTGCTCCTTCTTGCCTTCACCGTGGCGACCCAGTTCAGCGCCGGGGTGCGGTTCATCGGCGTGGCCGCGACATCGGCTGCGCCGATCCTGTTGCTGTGCGCTGCGATCCTGGCGTCGCTTGATGCCAGCCCCCCGGCCAGTGCGCAGCGCGCGACCCCCTGGGACACGCTGCAGCGGCTACAGCCGGTCATTGTCGTCTGTTCGGTAGTTCCGGCTCTTATCCTGATCGGGCTGCGCCAGCGGTCGGTGTTGTCGGACGCAGAACTCTACTTTCTGATCGCGATGGCCAATCTTGTCTTGCTGTCGGCGCTGCTGGCTTTCGTCACGCACCGCGCCAATGTCCAGAACCGCCTGCTCGCCGGTGAGGAGGCCCGACTCCATTCCATCCTGGATACCGCGCCCGACGCACTGATCGTCGCCGGCGACGATCTCAAGATTCGCGCGTTCAGCGCTTCGGCACTCCAGATGTGGCAATGCGATGCGGCGTATCTGGCTGGCCAGTCGCTCCATATGCTGTTCGAGAAGCCGATCGACATACTCGACAGTTCCCGGATTTTCGGAAATGGCCCTGGTCTCGCCCAGGGTAGCGCGACGATCATGACCGGGCGGCGCTGCGATGGATCGACCTTTCCCGCCGAAGTGCGGCTGGGCGTTGCGGAGCCGGATGGCGAACGAGTCTGCGTCGCCTTCATCCGCGACCTTTCCGAGCGAATGGCGATGGAGGATCAGCTCAATGGCCTCAGCTTCCAGCTGATGCACCTGTCCCGCCAGAATGCGATGGGCGAGCTGGCGGGCGATATCGCGCACGAGATCAACCAGCCGCTGACCGCCGCCACCAACTACGCCTCCGCCGCGGCCTATGCGCTGGAGCAGAAGGGTGATGCGGAAAAGGCCCAGGACTATCTGAAGCAAATCTCCGCGCAGCTGCTGCGCGCCGGTGGCATTATCAGCCGGTTGCGCGCCTTTCTGGCGAATCGCGAAATCGAACTACGCCGGGAACCGCTCAAGGAGGTGGTCCAGGACGCCATCAATCTGGTCAAGATCGGCTCCCGGCGGGTCAGCGGAAGTCTGACGATCCGCATCCCCCCCAAACTGCCTCCCGTCTATGTCGATCGGATTCAGGTTCAGCAGGTGCTGGTCAACCTGTTGCGCAACGCGTTCGAAGCCTGCGAAGAGCTGGAACGCGAGCCGGATATCCATATTGCCGCAGAACTGGTGAGCGACCATCTGGTGGAGATCACGGTCGCCGACAATGGCGCTGGCCTGCCCGAGGGGTTCGTCGAGCGGCTGGGTCAGCGCTTCTCTTCGACAAAGGGCGAAACCGGTCTGGGTATCGGCCTCAACATCTCCAAACGGATCGTCGAAGCGCATGGCGGAACGCTGACCGCGGCGGATCGCGAGACCGGCGGCGCGGTGTTTAGCTTTACCATCCCGGCGGCGGGAAATGTGTCGGGCGACGGACCGATCTTCTAG
- a CDS encoding GNAT family N-acetyltransferase, translated as MRETVVLETPRLVLRPRRVEDADAMFPSFADPDLMTYWSGPPHASIEDTRADFHRHASDWRAWALTLRGDDTAIGIVAAGEKRQGNVTELGYFLARAHWGKGLAREAVSAVIDRIFVEGQRKVFADTDPDNAPSRRLLERFGFQQEGHLRAEWETHIGVRDTLIYGLLREEWLTAKPIARSAGSSGS; from the coding sequence GTGCGTGAGACGGTGGTGCTGGAAACGCCCCGGCTGGTCCTGCGTCCGCGCCGGGTCGAGGACGCTGATGCAATGTTTCCGAGCTTCGCCGATCCCGACTTGATGACCTATTGGTCCGGTCCCCCGCATGCCAGCATCGAGGATACGCGCGCCGATTTCCATCGTCACGCGTCCGACTGGCGCGCCTGGGCGCTGACGCTCCGCGGCGACGATACGGCGATCGGTATCGTTGCGGCGGGTGAGAAGCGCCAGGGCAACGTCACCGAGCTTGGCTATTTCCTGGCCCGCGCGCATTGGGGCAAGGGTCTCGCCCGCGAAGCGGTGAGCGCGGTGATCGACCGCATCTTTGTCGAGGGCCAGCGCAAGGTGTTCGCCGACACGGACCCCGACAATGCCCCCTCGCGCCGCCTGCTCGAACGGTTCGGCTTTCAACAAGAGGGGCATCTGCGCGCCGAGTGGGAAACCCATATCGGCGTGCGCGATACTCTTATCTACGGCCTGCTGCGCGAAGAGTGGCTCACTGCGAAGCCAATTGCGCGATCAGCCGGTTCATCAGGTTCATGA
- a CDS encoding outer membrane protein has translation MRMRTLMGATAAALTLVAVPAMAQDGEAEFDGVYVGGSVGYTVQNNDVGERIDFDAGQDGSFGDSITTSTGADAFSPGFCNGAAVANANVACTNDKDDIEYYGRIGFDKQMGKFVVGAVGEFGKTEVRDSVTAFSTTPAYYTMTREIDWNAALRLRAGYVAGEKTLFYATGGGAYAKIDHSFTTSNGANSFAVTGDDKAWGWQAGGGIEQKLGRNFSLGLEYLYSRYDDDGSRVEVGTGSAGATNPFVLAGGADFRRSDSRFDYHSLRATAAFRF, from the coding sequence ATGCGTATGCGTACCCTGATGGGGGCCACTGCGGCCGCCCTGACCCTTGTTGCCGTCCCCGCCATGGCGCAGGACGGCGAAGCCGAGTTCGATGGCGTCTATGTCGGCGGATCGGTGGGCTACACCGTCCAGAACAACGATGTCGGCGAACGGATCGATTTCGATGCGGGGCAGGATGGCAGTTTCGGAGATTCGATTACCACTTCGACCGGCGCCGATGCCTTCTCGCCGGGCTTCTGCAACGGCGCGGCGGTCGCAAACGCCAATGTCGCCTGCACCAATGACAAGGACGATATCGAATATTACGGTCGGATCGGCTTCGACAAACAGATGGGCAAATTTGTGGTCGGCGCGGTCGGCGAGTTCGGCAAGACCGAGGTCCGCGACAGTGTCACCGCATTCAGCACCACGCCCGCTTATTACACCATGACGCGCGAGATCGACTGGAACGCGGCGCTGCGCTTGCGTGCGGGCTATGTCGCGGGTGAGAAGACGCTGTTCTACGCCACCGGCGGCGGCGCCTATGCCAAGATCGACCATAGCTTCACCACCAGCAATGGCGCGAACAGCTTTGCGGTGACCGGCGACGACAAAGCCTGGGGCTGGCAGGCCGGCGGCGGTATCGAGCAAAAGCTCGGCCGCAACTTCTCGCTCGGTCTCGAATATCTCTACAGCCGCTATGACGACGATGGTTCGCGCGTTGAGGTCGGCACCGGCAGCGCGGGCGCGACCAACCCGTTCGTGCTGGCGGGCGGCGCAGACTTCCGCCGCAGCGACAGCCGGTTCGACTATCATTCGCTGCGCGCCACCGCGGCGTTCCGCTTCTGA
- the parE gene encoding DNA topoisomerase IV subunit B: MSSDLFQSGSATPDNSYDASSIEVLEGLEPVRRRPGMYIGGTDERALHHLAAEVLDNSMDEAVAGHATRIEITLEPGNRLTVVDNGRGIPVDPHPKFPDKSALEVILSTLHSGGKFSGKAYATSGGLHGVGVSVVNALSIDTVVEVAREKQLYRQRFSQGRTLGPIEHLGGTPNRRGTSTAFTPDPEIFGPELHFKPARLYKLARSKAYLFAGVEIRWKCDPSLITDDTPAEAVFQFPGGLADHLKEQLGTREGATAEFFSGQQEFPDGAGRVEWAVAWPLWSDGSYSWYCNTIPTPDGGTHEQGLRQALVRGIRAFGDLVGQKKAKDITADDIMVGSELMLSVFIREPQFQSQTKDRLTSPEATALVEKAVRDHFDHFLTDKMERGKALLGYVLERMDDRLRRKQEREVKRKTATSGRKLRLPGKLTDCSADDPAGTELFIVEGDSAGGSAKQARDRKTQAILPIRGKILNVASATSAKIGANSEIADLILALGCGTRKDCVPDNLRYERIVIMTDADVDGAHIATLLMTFFFQEMPDIVRRGHLYLAQPPLYRLTAGAKSLYARDDAHRAEIEATAFKGRKVEVSRFKGLGEMNPGQLRETTMDPKTRSMVRITLPQEYEQRAEVKDLVDRLMGTNPAHRFAFIQENAARLDEEAIDA, encoded by the coding sequence ATGTCGTCCGATCTCTTCCAGTCCGGTTCCGCCACTCCCGACAACAGCTACGACGCTTCCTCGATCGAGGTGCTGGAGGGGCTCGAGCCTGTCCGCCGCCGCCCGGGCATGTATATCGGGGGCACCGACGAGCGCGCGCTCCACCATCTTGCCGCCGAAGTGCTCGACAATTCGATGGACGAGGCAGTGGCAGGACATGCCACGCGGATCGAGATCACGCTGGAACCCGGCAACCGGCTGACGGTCGTCGATAACGGCCGTGGCATCCCGGTCGATCCGCACCCGAAGTTCCCGGACAAGTCGGCGCTCGAAGTCATTCTCTCGACGCTGCATTCGGGCGGCAAATTTTCGGGCAAGGCCTATGCCACCTCGGGCGGCCTGCACGGCGTGGGCGTGTCGGTGGTCAATGCGCTGTCGATCGATACGGTGGTGGAAGTTGCGCGCGAGAAGCAGCTCTATCGCCAGCGCTTCAGCCAGGGGCGGACGCTTGGGCCGATCGAACATCTGGGCGGCACGCCCAATCGCCGTGGCACATCGACCGCCTTTACCCCCGACCCGGAGATTTTCGGGCCGGAACTGCACTTCAAACCTGCACGGCTCTACAAGCTGGCGCGGTCGAAAGCCTATCTCTTCGCGGGCGTCGAGATCCGCTGGAAATGCGACCCCTCGCTGATCACCGACGACACGCCCGCCGAGGCCGTGTTCCAGTTCCCCGGCGGGCTGGCCGACCATCTCAAGGAACAGCTCGGCACCCGCGAAGGCGCGACCGCCGAGTTTTTCTCAGGGCAGCAGGAGTTCCCGGACGGCGCGGGCCGTGTCGAATGGGCGGTTGCCTGGCCGCTATGGAGTGACGGCAGCTACAGCTGGTATTGCAACACCATCCCCACCCCCGACGGCGGCACGCACGAACAGGGGCTGCGCCAGGCGCTGGTGCGCGGCATCCGCGCGTTCGGCGATCTGGTCGGGCAGAAAAAGGCCAAGGACATCACTGCCGACGACATCATGGTCGGCAGCGAGCTGATGCTGAGCGTCTTCATCCGCGAACCGCAATTCCAGTCGCAGACCAAGGACCGCCTCACCTCCCCCGAGGCAACCGCCTTGGTCGAGAAGGCGGTGCGCGACCATTTCGACCATTTCCTGACCGACAAGATGGAGCGCGGCAAAGCGCTGCTCGGCTATGTGCTGGAGCGGATGGACGATCGCCTGCGGCGCAAGCAGGAGCGTGAGGTCAAGCGCAAGACCGCGACCTCGGGTCGCAAGCTGCGCCTGCCCGGCAAGCTCACCGACTGCTCGGCCGACGACCCCGCCGGAACCGAACTCTTCATCGTCGAGGGCGACAGCGCGGGCGGCAGCGCGAAGCAGGCGCGCGATCGCAAGACGCAGGCGATCCTGCCGATCCGCGGCAAGATTCTGAACGTCGCGTCGGCGACCAGCGCCAAGATCGGCGCGAACAGCGAGATCGCCGACCTGATCCTCGCGCTGGGCTGTGGCACGCGCAAGGACTGTGTGCCCGACAATCTGCGTTACGAGCGCATCGTCATCATGACCGACGCGGATGTGGACGGCGCACATATCGCCACGCTGCTGATGACCTTCTTCTTCCAGGAGATGCCCGACATCGTCCGGCGCGGCCATCTCTACCTCGCCCAGCCGCCGCTCTATCGCCTGACCGCCGGGGCGAAGAGCCTCTACGCCCGCGACGACGCGCACCGGGCGGAGATCGAGGCCACGGCGTTCAAGGGCCGCAAGGTGGAGGTGTCGCGATTCAAGGGGCTGGGCGAGATGAACCCGGGCCAGTTGCGCGAAACGACGATGGACCCGAAGACGCGCAGCATGGTCCGCATCACCCTTCCCCAGGAATATGAGCAGCGCGCGGAGGTGAAGGATCTGGTCGACCGGCTGATGGGAACCAACCCGGCACACCGCTTCGCCTTCATCCAGGAAAATGCCGCGCGGCTGGACGAGGAGGCGATCGACGCCTGA
- a CDS encoding RNA polymerase sigma factor, with the protein MTAPIDHGATAQDRLYADACTAHAPAIARLARAIERDADRARDLEQDIHLALWRSLAAFDGRCALGTWVYRVAHNAAATHAARGARSAKLVTLEEAGDLPASTNPEFEAGEAQTLARIRALIAALEPADRGVMLLYLEGLEARVIAEITGLSSTNVAVKVHRIKAMLARHFAQGDPA; encoded by the coding sequence ATGACCGCCCCGATCGACCATGGCGCAACGGCGCAGGACCGGCTCTATGCCGATGCCTGTACGGCCCATGCTCCCGCAATCGCCCGGCTTGCCCGGGCGATCGAGCGCGATGCGGACCGCGCCCGCGATCTGGAACAGGATATCCATCTTGCGCTGTGGCGCAGCCTGGCGGCATTTGACGGGCGTTGCGCGCTCGGTACCTGGGTCTATCGCGTGGCGCACAATGCCGCCGCGACCCATGCCGCGCGCGGCGCCCGTTCGGCAAAACTGGTGACGCTGGAGGAGGCAGGCGACTTGCCCGCCAGCACCAATCCGGAGTTCGAGGCGGGGGAAGCCCAGACACTTGCGCGCATCCGCGCGCTGATCGCCGCGCTCGAACCCGCCGACCGCGGCGTCATGCTGCTCTATCTCGAAGGGCTGGAGGCCCGCGTCATCGCGGAGATCACCGGTCTGTCCTCCACCAATGTCGCGGTGAAGGTGCATCGTATCAAGGCGATGCTCGCCCGCCATTTCGCCCAGGGAGATCCCGCATGA
- a CDS encoding methyl-accepting chemotaxis protein, with the protein MTPRDLTAMRLRGAALLVAVNWLNTLGLILLTWAAGSDKTLPLAVLGVGAMILPTLMVRQGRIDLSARLILGTLAAVQPALIVYALSGHGWQMDGHMYFFVALAALTILCDWRPIVLASALIALHHVILQYAAPAWVFSGAGDLGRVLFHAVAVVMQASVLIYLTVTLRALLQRQADALDASDRAAEIAEERRLQAETAMAESAAAARREAEARAAREALAREAEAQRRNAEEERREDHRQLAEAFQESMAGIIASVGTAATELEQLSASLNGVARRASHESAETASSAVQTSTAAETLAARLRELSTSITAIAASADQQARRSDDASGISDGGRGAVAALTERSDTITGFADSIHEIATRTNLLALNATIEASRAGDAGRGFAVVANEVKQLAGEAARATGEIRLLADSMHGGAEVAQDALTEITAMVADLATAAEAIRASVDAQRETVGAIDRSARDAATGAAFMAERVRGVATMAGETEQLSDRVAAAAGALTETARALDDSTRRFLLRIDAA; encoded by the coding sequence ATGACCCCACGCGACCTCACCGCAATGCGGCTGCGCGGCGCCGCACTTCTGGTTGCAGTCAATTGGCTCAACACGCTCGGCCTGATTCTGCTCACCTGGGCGGCAGGGAGCGACAAGACGCTGCCGCTGGCGGTGCTGGGTGTCGGCGCGATGATCCTGCCGACGCTGATGGTCCGGCAGGGCCGAATCGACCTTTCCGCCCGACTGATACTGGGCACGCTCGCCGCAGTTCAGCCTGCACTGATCGTCTATGCGCTGAGCGGTCATGGCTGGCAGATGGACGGGCATATGTATTTCTTCGTCGCGCTCGCCGCGCTGACGATCCTGTGCGACTGGCGGCCGATCGTCCTCGCCTCCGCGCTGATCGCGCTGCATCATGTGATCCTGCAATATGCCGCCCCCGCCTGGGTGTTTTCAGGTGCGGGCGATCTGGGCCGTGTGCTGTTCCACGCCGTGGCGGTCGTGATGCAGGCATCGGTTCTGATCTATCTTACCGTGACCCTGCGCGCCCTGCTTCAACGCCAGGCCGATGCGCTCGATGCGAGCGACCGTGCAGCGGAGATCGCGGAAGAGCGTCGGCTTCAGGCCGAAACCGCAATGGCCGAGAGCGCCGCCGCCGCCCGCCGCGAGGCCGAAGCGCGTGCAGCGCGCGAGGCATTGGCGCGCGAGGCGGAAGCCCAGCGCCGCAACGCCGAGGAGGAGCGCCGGGAGGACCACCGCCAGCTGGCTGAAGCGTTCCAGGAATCGATGGCAGGCATCATCGCCTCGGTCGGGACCGCCGCGACGGAACTTGAACAGCTTTCCGCGTCGCTCAACGGCGTCGCCCGGCGCGCAAGCCACGAATCGGCGGAGACCGCGTCGAGCGCGGTGCAGACGTCGACCGCGGCCGAGACGCTTGCCGCCAGGCTGCGCGAGCTGTCCACCTCGATCACCGCGATCGCGGCCAGCGCCGATCAGCAGGCGCGCCGCAGTGACGATGCCAGCGGCATCTCCGATGGCGGGCGCGGCGCGGTGGCGGCACTCACCGAACGGTCGGACACGATCACCGGCTTTGCCGATTCGATCCACGAGATCGCGACCCGCACCAATCTTCTCGCGCTCAACGCGACCATCGAAGCCTCGCGTGCCGGCGATGCCGGTCGCGGCTTTGCAGTGGTGGCGAACGAGGTGAAGCAACTGGCAGGAGAGGCCGCGCGCGCGACCGGCGAAATCCGCCTGCTCGCCGATTCGATGCATGGCGGCGCGGAAGTGGCGCAGGACGCGCTGACCGAAATCACGGCGATGGTCGCCGATCTAGCCACCGCCGCCGAAGCGATCCGAGCATCGGTCGATGCGCAGCGCGAAACCGTCGGAGCGATCGACCGATCCGCACGCGATGCGGCAACCGGCGCCGCCTTCATGGCGGAACGGGTGCGCGGTGTCGCGACGATGGCCGGAGAGACCGAGCAATTGTCCGATCGCGTCGCCGCCGCCGCAGGGGCGCTGACCGAGACCGCACGGGCGCTGGATGACTCGACCCGGCGCTTCCTGCTTCGGATCGACGCCGCATAA